From Halomicrobium salinisoli, the proteins below share one genomic window:
- a CDS encoding glycosyltransferase → MYIFVAWINWQTTPHGEQTRSPESRRGLTMTEDAIDVLVFLNEASESSIPLQVASDIQEPDVDVHVCSFFEPDDNTFGVDVEWLGARSQFDPLAYYRLVKFVRTIDPDVVHIHPNASGSVARVLLSAVGPALVSTEHNVHDHFGRLKRVVNGITNPLNDVVVANSETTRDSLSGWESALLSLTNTPVQVIHNGVDIEAITAASNQATVSSLPDGFLVGTAGRLVPQKNQSALVRAAAPLLRDRDDSALVIVGDGPLRAELEAVAAELGISDQTHFLGYLPERTDVYAVMDELDVFVFPSQYEGFGVAIAEAMALGTPVVANDIPILREVVGDAGVFLDVSDTAAFAAALTDLAENDCRRTELARRGSERIERRFSLERTVEEHVRMYRRIARGDGTEFT, encoded by the coding sequence ATGTATATCTTTGTCGCTTGGATAAACTGGCAGACGACCCCGCATGGAGAGCAAACGAGATCCCCAGAATCACGTCGGGGATTGACAATGACTGAGGACGCTATCGACGTACTCGTCTTTCTGAACGAGGCCAGTGAATCATCAATTCCCCTTCAGGTCGCGTCGGATATTCAGGAACCCGACGTCGACGTACACGTGTGCTCTTTTTTCGAACCCGACGACAACACCTTCGGAGTGGACGTCGAGTGGTTGGGTGCGAGGTCGCAGTTCGATCCACTGGCCTACTATCGACTCGTCAAGTTCGTGCGTACCATCGACCCGGATGTCGTCCATATCCATCCGAACGCCTCGGGGTCCGTCGCTCGCGTCCTTCTCTCGGCAGTCGGACCGGCCCTCGTTTCGACGGAACACAACGTCCACGATCACTTCGGGCGGTTGAAGCGCGTCGTCAACGGGATCACGAATCCGTTGAACGACGTGGTCGTGGCGAACTCGGAGACGACGAGAGACAGCCTCAGCGGCTGGGAGTCCGCGTTGCTGTCACTGACGAACACCCCGGTTCAGGTCATCCACAACGGCGTCGACATCGAAGCGATCACGGCGGCAAGCAACCAGGCGACGGTCTCGTCGCTCCCGGACGGGTTCCTCGTCGGGACGGCCGGTCGCCTCGTCCCCCAGAAAAACCAGTCTGCGCTCGTGCGGGCAGCCGCTCCGCTCCTCCGGGACCGGGACGACTCCGCTCTCGTGATCGTCGGTGACGGACCGCTCCGGGCTGAACTGGAGGCAGTCGCCGCCGAGCTGGGAATCAGTGACCAGACGCACTTCCTCGGATACCTCCCGGAGCGAACGGACGTGTACGCCGTCATGGACGAGCTCGACGTCTTCGTCTTCCCGTCCCAGTACGAGGGGTTCGGCGTCGCGATCGCCGAGGCGATGGCACTCGGGACGCCCGTCGTGGCCAACGACATCCCGATCCTTCGCGAGGTCGTCGGCGACGCGGGCGTTTTCCTCGACGTCAGTGATACAGCAGCGTTCGCAGCGGCTCTCACCGATCTCGCGGAGAACGACTGTCGCAGGACGGAACTTGCGAGACGCGGCTCCGAACGTATCGAACGACGGTTCAGTCTGGAGCGGACAGTCGAAGAGCACGTACGGATGTATCGGCGAATCGCCCGGGGCGACGGCACGGAGTTCACATGA
- a CDS encoding O-antigen ligase family protein — MNLLRRQKADTTQSVRDSVPVLAAVGLLVVASAIPYTSYLPFGLAYGSVVLAYAVLVGTALICTRETLLVAPKWAVALIGTIWTIYLGHLFAAVATGSVTFDLFIRVPAFVLLTGINVFYVPRLVSRGAFFGILARVAAALVLIGLPTLFVDSYTLGIVEVTSIRTETVPFLSIERPAPNSIFQNKNVMSYVAMVGFLSACGERLETGQATAALLVAINGVGLYLAHARASMLGAAAGLVLFVAYTSLSDRAAHAVAISGGLAFVYAVCVIVGVLPGPAVLTNVDMHGRAAIWQGGVRSVATRPLFGFGPGDTGQIIAPFVTSPFAGYDPHNSYLRVFIDTGIVGGCAYLVFVVKTLFAQLTSVRDAYDLATLALCSGVAITMVFEGYTLFGISIMSLTGAIAFGYGVKAGASPVGDPSLEADDRT, encoded by the coding sequence ATGAATCTCCTGCGCCGACAGAAAGCCGACACGACCCAGTCTGTTCGCGACAGCGTACCAGTCCTCGCAGCAGTCGGACTGTTGGTCGTCGCCAGTGCGATACCGTACACGAGCTATCTGCCCTTCGGGCTCGCCTACGGGAGCGTGGTTCTGGCGTACGCTGTTCTTGTTGGGACAGCGCTGATCTGCACTCGCGAGACGCTCCTCGTGGCCCCGAAGTGGGCCGTCGCGCTAATCGGAACGATCTGGACTATTTACCTCGGTCACCTCTTCGCGGCCGTGGCGACCGGATCGGTCACGTTCGATCTGTTCATTAGAGTCCCGGCGTTCGTGCTTCTGACGGGCATCAACGTCTTCTACGTTCCCCGCCTCGTGTCCCGGGGCGCGTTTTTCGGCATCCTGGCCCGCGTCGCGGCGGCCCTGGTCCTGATCGGTCTGCCGACACTGTTCGTCGACAGTTACACGCTGGGGATCGTAGAGGTGACGAGCATCCGAACGGAAACAGTCCCCTTCCTGTCCATCGAGCGGCCGGCACCGAATTCGATCTTCCAGAACAAGAACGTCATGTCCTACGTCGCGATGGTCGGGTTCCTCAGTGCCTGCGGAGAACGACTCGAAACCGGGCAAGCGACCGCTGCCTTGCTCGTCGCTATCAACGGAGTCGGACTGTACCTTGCCCACGCCCGGGCGAGCATGCTCGGGGCGGCCGCCGGACTGGTCCTGTTTGTCGCGTACACTAGCTTATCCGACCGGGCGGCTCACGCGGTCGCGATATCCGGGGGGCTGGCCTTCGTGTACGCCGTGTGTGTCATTGTGGGCGTCCTGCCCGGGCCCGCCGTACTCACGAACGTAGACATGCACGGTCGTGCAGCCATCTGGCAGGGCGGCGTCCGATCTGTCGCTACCAGACCGCTCTTCGGGTTCGGACCGGGCGACACGGGCCAGATCATCGCTCCGTTCGTCACGTCACCGTTCGCGGGCTATGATCCGCACAACTCTTATCTCAGAGTGTTCATCGACACGGGGATTGTCGGGGGATGTGCCTACCTCGTCTTCGTCGTCAAGACGCTCTTCGCACAACTGACCTCGGTTCGGGACGCGTACGACCTGGCGACACTAGCGCTCTGTTCGGGCGTCGCGATCACGATGGTTTTCGAGGGATATACCCTGTTCGGGATCAGCATCATGTCACTGACGGGTGCTATCGCGTTCGGGTACGGCGTCAAGGCGGGCGCCTCTCCCGTCGGGGATCCCAGCCTAGAAGCGGACGACAGAACCTGA